The following coding sequences lie in one Mercenaria mercenaria strain notata chromosome 5, MADL_Memer_1, whole genome shotgun sequence genomic window:
- the LOC128557418 gene encoding endonuclease 8-like 3: MNKKKWDQIIRSVLKGFRIRGVRIREVPLVKEQQHRLVCDVLLDQSILPGVGNIIKNEALFDSGIKPSSKVSELDNEHVSHLIKMTRDFTNIFYQCRRDGKPLHVHYKIYSKRKCKQKLPMKGSLLGWVKTGNDDSTMTTEQTEWSCDICTFINKASSTTCNICLNPRLKSSTLSATGLQDSDDCVILDENEVIQPVKNRKRLLSGNVDFITERLLQNGQLLVYQTIKKHSQKQNLFSYSLNYKTCVLLQWADEKFPLCPDHGKPCTIRTVLKIGPNNGRKFFACKMPKNKQCKFFEWAEGYD; the protein is encoded by the exons atgaataagaaaaaatggGACCAAATAATACGTTCAGTTTTAAAaggttttcggattagaggggttcggATTAGGGAGGTTCCACTGGTTAAGGAACAGCAACATCGACTTGTCTGTGATGTTTTGTTGGATCAATCCATTTTACCAGGGGTGGGAAACATTATCAAAAATGAG GCACTTTTTGATAGTGGAATAAAGCCCAGTTCAAAGGTTTCGGA GCTTGATA ATGAGCATGTGTCCCACCTTATCAAGATGACTCGTgattttaccaatattttctaCCAG tgtcgGAGAGATGGCAAACCCTTGCATGTACATTACAAAATCTACAGTAAGAGAAAATGTAAACA AAAATTGCCGATGAAGGGCAGTCTTCTTGGATGGGTTAAAACTGGGAATGATGACTCAACAATGACAACAGAACAAACAGAATGGTCATGTGACATCTGTACTTTTATTAATAAAGCTTCGTCTACAACGTGTAACATTTGCCTCAATCCGAGATTAAAGTCGTCTACATTGTCAGCTACTGGTCTACAGGATTCAGACGACTGTGTAATTCTAGATGAAAATGAAGTTATACAGCCAGTAAAGAATAGAAAAAGATTGTTATCTGGAAATGTTGA TTTCATAACTGAAAGGCTACTGCAAAATGGTCAGCTACTAGTATATCAGACTATAAAAAAGCATTCacagaaacaaaatttgttttcctattcattaaactataaaacttgTGTTTTGTTGCAGTGGGCAGATGAGAAGTTCCCGCTGTGTCCTGATCATGGAAAGCCATGTACTATACGCACTGTGTTGAAGATAGGACCAAACAATGGCAGGAAATTCTTCGCTTGCAAAATGCCAAAGAATAAACAATGCAAGTTTTTTGAGTGGGCAGAAGGTTATGATTAA
- the LOC123539045 gene encoding uncharacterized protein LOC123539045: MIKVLESITEDVNIPEKMLVLLSSQLVSMKQSHSKCKWDPQIIRMCLSIYCRSPRAYQDLANSGFLVLPSKRQIQGYKNKIDQQTGISKSNLKWMLSEIKLRKLPEDGYEGGLLMDEMAIQEDIQLKKIGDEFEIVGFVECCDETLYMDRLMGKTDLKMATHVLQILFLGNTGFRFPVGHFATLQACPAEMYLVFWEAVKMLGTFGFTVTYISLDGAQNNRLFMKMLLPENEVTCKTMNTMKTKNIFDPTKPDICIIMDYSHLKKKIRNNISKSGKTDKNTKHLIYKGKDIVWEHWYKAYQWDTNTNPLKVYHKLTNDHFFLNPQLKMRNALDEDVLKSNMLHLMKRYQESLFEHEQDSLTSSIKLLQMTSILVRNFRDQRPIHELDDSRLAENKNALSWFRNWEAEECLCEKNLISHQTREDIVSLLLGFSELCKDKFTRSAGSIVASRVNSDPIENIFSQQRGLHDGANTNPNLLTYNRTQNNIILGQTTISRKSNTGGTGAQVYNDQRQPLKSILNTMTVGNVKKY; this comes from the coding sequence ATGATAAAGGTTTTAGAGTCAATCACTGAAGATGTAAATATACCtgaaaaaatgttggttttaCTCAGTTCCCAGCTAGTGTCCATGAAACAGAGCCATTCTAAATGTAAATGGGATCCACAGATTATCCGAATGTGCCTCTCTATCTACTGTAGATCACCTAGGGCTTATCAAGATTTGGCAAATAGTGGATTTCTTGTCCTTCCATCTAAAAGACAAATACAAGggtacaaaaataaaatagacCAACAAACAGGTATTTCTAAATCTAACTTAAAATGGATGCTGTCTGAAATTAAACTGAGAAAATTACCAGAAGATGGGTATGAGGGTGGACTTCTTATGGATGAGATGGCCATTCAAGAAGATATACAGCTTAAAAAGATTGGTGATGAGTTTGAAATAGTTGGGTTTGTGGAATGTTGTGATGAGACATTATACATGGACAGGCTTATGGGAAAAACTGACCTTAAGATGGCTACTCatgttttgcaaattttatttcttGGGAATACAGGTTTTCGTTTTCCGGTAGGGCATTTTGCTACTTTACAAGCATGTCCTGCAGAAATGTACTTGGTATTTTGGGAAGCAGTCAAGATGTTAGGAACTTTTGGTTTCACTGTAACATATATAAGCCTGGATGGTGCCCAAAATAATagactttttatgaaaatgttgctGCCTGAAAATGAAGTTACCTGTAAAACAATGAATACAATGAAAACCAAAAACATTTTTGACCCTACAAAACCAGACATCTGTATTATTATGGATTACTCCCATTTAAAGAAAAAGATCAGGAATAATATATCTAAAAGTGGGAAAAcagacaaaaatacaaaacatctAATTTATAAAGGAAAAGATATTGTCTGGGAACATTGGTATAAAGCTTATCAATGGGACACTAATACTAATCCACTTAAAGTTTACCACAAACTAACAAATGATCACTTCTTTTTAAATCCACAGCTTAAAATGAGAAACGCCTTAGATGAAGATGTTTTGAAAAGCAATATGTTACACCTAATGAAAAGATATCAAGAATCCCTTTTTGAACATGAACAAGATTCCTTAACCAGTAGCATTAAACTGTTACAAATGACATCAATATTAGTTAGAAATTTTCGAGATCAAAGGCCAATTCATGAATTGGATGACTCAAGACttgctgaaaataaaaatgcGTTGTCCTGGTTCCGCAACTGGGAGGCTGAGGAATGTCTCTGTGAAAAAAATCTCATTTCACATCAGACAAGAGAGGACATTGTATCTCTGTTACTTGGTTTTAGTGAATTGTGTAAGGACAAATTTACTAGGTCTGCAGGGTCAATTGTTGCCAGTCGAGTAAATAGTGAtcccattgaaaatattttctccCAGCAAAGGGGTTTGCATGATGGTGCAAATACCAATCCAAACTTACTTACCTACAATCGTACACAGAACAATATTATTCTTGGTCAAACTACAATATCCAGAAAAAGTAATACTGGTGGAACCGGTGCTCAAGTGTACAATGACCAGAGACAACCCCTTAAGTCTATACTTAATACCATGACGGTTGGCAATGTGAAAAAGTATTGA